The proteins below come from a single Candidatus Izemoplasmatales bacterium genomic window:
- a CDS encoding alpha/beta fold hydrolase: MPWWTVPSIVLAALGLYLFLSHLVYRRFIRVGSANGGGLVDQTDPFFRSSWEWFKTVARDTVAIRAFDGTRLSAAYVAPAVGDPGRTAILVHGYRSVGSDLAILARLYSDMGFRVLVPDLRAHGLSGGNYTSFGHFERYDLRRWIDFVLRTYGANEKILVHGVSLGASTAFLYAAGDVSPNLRLIVADSPFASVWGVFARTVRPRALVLFLPGIEFWCRYLHRFLLFRIDVPKAVKATRTPFLIIHSVGDRVTPYAASERMSALSEAPHEVHAVHSDVHAEGYRTDKAGIDAKIAAFVAKTFEDKKK; the protein is encoded by the coding sequence ATGCCCTGGTGGACGGTTCCATCGATCGTGCTGGCCGCGCTCGGCCTCTATCTGTTTCTCTCCCATCTCGTCTATCGCCGCTTCATCCGCGTCGGTTCGGCGAACGGAGGCGGTCTGGTCGACCAGACCGATCCGTTCTTCCGATCGTCCTGGGAGTGGTTCAAGACGGTCGCCCGCGACACCGTCGCGATCCGCGCGTTCGACGGCACCCGATTGTCGGCGGCCTACGTCGCTCCCGCCGTCGGTGATCCCGGCCGGACCGCGATCCTGGTCCACGGCTACCGTTCCGTCGGATCCGACCTCGCGATCCTCGCCCGCCTTTACAGCGACATGGGTTTCCGCGTCCTCGTCCCCGACCTGCGGGCGCACGGCCTTTCCGGCGGGAACTACACCTCGTTCGGTCATTTCGAACGGTACGACCTGCGGCGCTGGATCGACTTCGTCCTCCGTACCTACGGGGCGAACGAGAAGATCCTCGTCCACGGCGTCTCGCTCGGGGCGTCGACCGCTTTCCTCTACGCCGCCGGCGACGTCTCGCCGAACCTCCGTCTGATCGTCGCCGATTCGCCCTTCGCCTCCGTCTGGGGCGTCTTCGCGCGCACAGTGAGGCCCCGGGCGCTCGTCCTCTTCCTCCCCGGGATCGAGTTCTGGTGCCGCTACCTGCATCGCTTCCTGCTCTTCCGGATCGACGTCCCCAAGGCCGTGAAGGCGACCAGGACGCCCTTCCTGATCATCCACTCGGTCGGCGACCGGGTCACCCCGTACGCCGCCTCCGAACGGATGTCCGCGCTCTCCGAAGCCCCGCATGAGGTCCACGCCGTCCATTCCGACGTCCACGCCGAGGGGTACCGGACGGACAAGGCGGGAATCGACGCGAAGATCGCCGCATTCGTCGCCAAAACCTTCGAAGACAAGAAAAAATGA
- a CDS encoding Gfo/Idh/MocA family oxidoreductase, with the protein MVKFGVLGAGKIAHRFCQAMNGIGETLYAVASRDLERAARFVANYGFQKAYGTYEELIADPEVRCVYVATPHGLHFDHVRMCLEAGKHVLCEKAFTLNAGQAQELVSLARSRGLFLMEAMWTRFLPAIQEVKKLVDQGEIGEVIEIDADFCFESGAGAEDRLFDPALGGGALLDVGIYPITLANLFLGVPDSFDAEVTMGPTGVDVAEKITYFYPHATAVLNASIVSDLGREAYIYGTKGYVHLPSFWSTEVATVYNKDHKIVREIAVKHLVNGLEYEIFEAIRCIRRKDVESPVCPHEATLEILRQTDAIRASWNFRYPGER; encoded by the coding sequence ATGGTCAAGTTCGGTGTTCTCGGTGCCGGCAAGATCGCGCACCGTTTCTGTCAGGCGATGAACGGCATCGGCGAGACGCTTTACGCGGTCGCATCGCGCGACCTCGAGCGCGCGGCGCGATTCGTCGCGAACTACGGCTTCCAGAAGGCCTACGGCACGTACGAGGAACTCATCGCCGACCCCGAGGTCCGCTGCGTCTATGTGGCGACGCCGCACGGTTTGCATTTCGACCACGTCCGCATGTGCCTCGAAGCCGGCAAGCACGTCCTCTGCGAGAAGGCGTTCACGCTGAACGCCGGTCAGGCGCAGGAGCTCGTTTCCCTCGCCCGATCCAGGGGGCTCTTCCTGATGGAAGCCATGTGGACCCGCTTCCTGCCGGCGATCCAGGAAGTGAAGAAGCTCGTCGACCAGGGCGAGATCGGCGAAGTGATCGAGATCGACGCCGATTTCTGCTTCGAAAGCGGCGCGGGCGCCGAGGACCGGCTCTTCGATCCCGCGCTCGGCGGCGGCGCCCTCCTCGACGTGGGAATCTATCCGATCACGCTCGCCAACCTCTTCCTCGGCGTCCCCGACAGCTTCGACGCGGAGGTCACGATGGGACCGACCGGCGTCGACGTCGCCGAGAAGATCACCTATTTCTATCCGCACGCGACCGCCGTTCTGAACGCCTCGATCGTCTCCGACCTCGGTCGCGAAGCCTACATCTACGGCACGAAGGGGTACGTGCACCTGCCCTCCTTCTGGTCGACGGAAGTGGCCACGGTGTACAACAAGGACCACAAGATCGTCCGCGAGATCGCCGTCAAGCACCTCGTCAACGGCCTCGAATACGAGATCTTCGAAGCGATCCGCTGCATCCGCCGGAAGGACGTCGAAAGCCCCGTCTGCCCGCACGAGGCGACCCTCGAGATCCTTCGTCAGACGGATGCGATCCGGGCTTCGTGGAATTTCCGCTATCCCGGCGAACGCTAG
- the rplU gene encoding 50S ribosomal protein L21 — protein sequence MYAVIETGGKQVRVEVGQEIWVEKLEAEVDSVYTFDKVLLVGGDKIKIGKPYVKGAAVKAVVNKQGKGPKVVIFKYEPKKHYHKKNGHRQPYTKLTISEITL from the coding sequence ATGTACGCAGTCATCGAAACCGGTGGAAAGCAAGTGCGCGTGGAAGTCGGACAGGAAATCTGGGTTGAAAAACTCGAGGCGGAAGTCGATTCCGTCTATACGTTCGACAAGGTGCTGCTCGTCGGCGGCGACAAGATCAAGATCGGCAAGCCCTATGTCAAGGGCGCCGCGGTCAAGGCCGTCGTCAACAAGCAGGGCAAGGGCCCGAAAGTCGTCATTTTCAAATACGAGCCCAAGAAACACTACCACAAGAAGAACGGCCATCGTCAACCGTATACCAAGCTGACGATTTCCGAAATCACCCTGTAA
- the rpmA gene encoding 50S ribosomal protein L27, with amino-acid sequence MASKKGVSSTKNGRDSAGRRLGAKLSDGQFCTAGSIIYRQRGSKIHPGTNVGMGKDDTLFAMVDGIVKFERLGKDRKQASVYPQE; translated from the coding sequence ATGGCTTCCAAAAAGGGAGTCAGCTCGACCAAGAACGGTCGCGATTCCGCCGGCAGACGGCTCGGGGCGAAGCTCTCCGACGGCCAGTTCTGCACCGCGGGATCGATCATCTACCGTCAAAGGGGTTCGAAGATCCATCCCGGCACGAACGTCGGCATGGGCAAGGACGACACGCTGTTCGCGATGGTCGACGGCATCGTCAAGTTCGAACGTCTCGGCAAGGACCGCAAGCAGGCGTCCGTCTATCCGCAGGAATGA